The genomic segment CGCTCCTTCGGGTTCTCGGGCAGTTGGACGTAGAAGTCGCCGTCCTCGTACATCGGCTCGGACTCGTTCAGAATCTGCTGGTCGATTGCGTGGATGAGCGTCGAGTCGTACTCGTCGTTCATCGTGTTGAACGCGTTCTTGTACGCCCGCTGGAGTTGCGGGAAGTAGTTCGCGTACTTGTCCTCGAACTTTTCGGGGTCGAAGTCGGCCATACTCCGGATTTCCCGCTCGAGA from the Halogeometricum rufum genome contains:
- a CDS encoding DUF5783 family protein; the encoded protein is MADFDPEKFEDKYANYFPQLQRAYKNAFNTMNDEYDSTLIHAIDQQILNESEPMYEDGDFYVQLPENPKERLTGVVVEDEKLDAVLDRYLDELAAEHRRVFGLNG